Proteins encoded by one window of Chondromyces crocatus:
- a CDS encoding MupA/Atu3671 family FMN-dependent luciferase-like monooxygenase, with the protein MMKSFVRSEEAVMPSSSTLVELLRWRAAIAPAQRACTFLLDGENDEISTTYAELDRKARAIASALQQLDAVGQRVLLLYPPGLDYVAAFFGCLYANTIAVPAYPPSMARLERTLPRLRAIAVDAQATVVLTTAALLSIAEGLAAHDPAFGRMRWVATDSLVEGMEDAWKDPQSSRDTLAFLQYTSGSTTTPKGVMLTHGNLLYNLELIAEGFGHGPGSVGVIWLPPYHDMGLIGGILQPIFMGFPVTLMSPVAFLQRPARWLQAISRYRATTSGGPNFAYDLCVRRIAPEQRATLDLGSWEVAFTGAEPVREETLRRFEEAFAPCGFQRRAFYPCYGLAEASLIVSGGRKLDLPVSRSFDRTGLEQHRVRELAGSEAEARALIGCGPSLRGQQVVIVHPEQRTHCAEDEIGEIWVQGPSVAQGYWEREEETARAFRVRPEGQAEGAYLRTGDLGFFHDGELFVTGRLKDLIIVRGRNHVPQDIELTVERSHPALRPGCGAAFAVEIEAEERLVVVQEVERQHRRDDLGEVAAAVRQAVLEQHELGVYGVVLLKAGSIPKTSSGKIQRFACRAGFLDGSLEALFRGVLEGADEAAAVVAEEGSTLDADTLRALPPAARQTLLEAHLRALLGRVLRLPAAALAEARPLSALGLDSLVSLEIQHDIEGRLGVVLPLTSLLRGATLGELVREVLVLVEAGEEGRGGARLCSAGELPEAFPLSHGQRALWFIHQLAPDSAAYNIAAAVRITSAVDTTALGGALQRLVERHPALRTTFTTRDGVPIQRIHEAREVSFEVHDAASWSAEVLEERLADEAHVAFDLERGPLLHFRLFPRAAEGQVLLVAMHHLVGDFWSLSVLIKELQLLYGAEKAGRDAGLAPLPMHYADFVRWQGERLMGAEGERLWGYWRERLSGELPSLSLPTDRPRSPVQTYRGATRAFALDPALTAALRRLGEAHGATLYATLLAAFQALLARYTGQDDILVGSPMAGRTRAELANLFGYFVNPVVLRADLSSDPSFAQLLAQVRGTVIEAIEHQDYPFALLVERLHANRDPSRSPIFQVLFTLQKAPFAGYEGLSSFAVGTPGEPLALGDLTLAAMPLAQRTSQFDLSLTMAETRDGLAGSFQYNADLFDPETIARLAGHLEVLLRGVVEHPDMPVAVLPLLTAEERERMLVAWNRTTVSYPREACIHELFEARARQAGDAVALVFGDVRVTYAELDRRANQLAHHLRGLGVGPAVRVGLCVARSPELLVGMLGILKAGGAYVPLDPAYPRERLAFMLEDAQVPVLVTQERLAGIVPTYAGRVVAVDAAWARMAQVARESAAPPPAIGVTAEHPAYVLYTSGSTGKPKGVIVAHRNVVNFFTGMDERVGCDETDTLLAVTSISFDISALELLWTLTRGARVVLLSERAASGGTLRAEPARRAKPMQFSVFYFASADGGEEVGASKYRLLFEGAKFADRNGFSSIWTPERHFHAFGGLYPNPAVTSAALAAITENLQIRAGSVVLPLHHPIRVAEEWSLVDNLSGGRVGIAFASGWHANDFVFFPERFQGRKAYMFEEIETVRKLWRGEGIRVRSGAGNEIEVAIFPKPVQRELPIWITAAGTAETFIKAGEIGANVLTHLLGQSVEEVAENIRLYRDALERSGHGRDAGQVTLMLHTFVGEDREAVRAKVKKPFTDYLRTSIGLIENLIRSLGLSLDLRTMSEQDMQDLLQFAFDRYFETSALFGTPATCAAMVERLREIGVDEIGCLIDFGVDVDATMESLRHVTAVMAQVNAQAGAEDASLVTQARRHRPSLLQCTPSMMRLLLLDPEAAEALQPLRALLLGGEALPSALAREVKQSLPCRLINMFGPTESTIWSATQEIGDAEEPITIGRPIANTQLYVLGPHAQPVPVGVAGELYIGGDGVAGGYLNRPELTEARFIANPFGVGEEGARLYRTGDRVRYLPDGRVEFLGRLDAQVKLRGFRIELGEIEVLLEAHPAVKEAAVVVREDVPGDRRLVAYVVPERGAEPGGARGSLAASGAGSAAVVTEVLRAALRDRLPDYMVPSVIVALEAMPLTSNGKTDRRALPAPEATRQGARAEYVAPQSELERLLASLWQQALKVEQVGVDDNFFDLGGHSLLLAQVHGQIGTVLGRQIPLIKLLEHPTIRSLARHLVQADALGEASFPDSVDRARKQRQGLERQRQSALKSRKKGP; encoded by the coding sequence ATGATGAAGAGCTTCGTGCGCAGCGAGGAGGCCGTGATGCCGTCCTCTTCCACACTGGTCGAGCTGCTGCGCTGGCGCGCAGCCATCGCGCCGGCGCAGCGCGCCTGCACCTTCCTGCTGGACGGCGAGAACGACGAAATCAGCACGACCTACGCCGAGCTGGATCGGAAGGCGAGGGCCATCGCGAGCGCTCTCCAGCAGCTCGACGCGGTGGGGCAGCGGGTGCTGCTCCTCTATCCACCGGGGCTCGATTACGTCGCCGCGTTCTTCGGGTGCCTCTATGCGAACACGATTGCTGTGCCGGCATACCCGCCGAGCATGGCGCGGCTCGAGAGGACACTGCCACGACTGAGGGCCATCGCCGTCGACGCGCAGGCCACCGTGGTGCTCACGACGGCGGCGCTCCTCTCGATCGCCGAAGGGCTCGCGGCCCACGATCCCGCCTTCGGTCGGATGCGCTGGGTGGCGACCGACTCCCTCGTAGAGGGCATGGAGGACGCCTGGAAGGACCCACAGTCGAGCCGGGATACGCTGGCCTTCCTCCAGTACACCTCCGGGTCCACGACGACGCCGAAGGGCGTCATGCTGACCCACGGCAACCTGCTCTACAACCTGGAGCTCATTGCCGAGGGATTCGGCCATGGCCCTGGGAGCGTGGGGGTGATCTGGCTCCCGCCCTATCACGACATGGGCTTGATTGGCGGGATCTTGCAGCCCATTTTCATGGGGTTCCCGGTGACGCTGATGTCGCCCGTCGCCTTCTTGCAGCGGCCGGCGAGGTGGCTGCAGGCGATTTCCCGCTACCGCGCCACGACGAGCGGAGGCCCGAACTTCGCCTATGATCTCTGCGTGCGCCGGATCGCGCCGGAGCAGCGCGCAACCCTGGACCTCGGCTCGTGGGAGGTCGCCTTCACAGGGGCGGAGCCCGTGCGCGAAGAGACGCTCCGGCGATTCGAGGAGGCATTCGCTCCCTGCGGGTTCCAGCGGCGCGCCTTCTACCCTTGCTATGGGCTGGCCGAGGCTTCCCTCATCGTGTCCGGAGGGAGAAAGCTGGATCTGCCCGTCAGCCGGTCCTTCGACCGCACCGGGCTGGAGCAGCACCGGGTGCGTGAGCTTGCGGGCAGCGAGGCCGAGGCGCGCGCTCTGATCGGGTGTGGACCCAGCTTGCGAGGGCAGCAGGTCGTGATCGTCCATCCCGAGCAGCGGACGCACTGCGCCGAGGACGAGATCGGCGAGATCTGGGTCCAGGGGCCGAGTGTGGCCCAGGGGTACTGGGAGCGCGAGGAGGAGACGGCACGGGCGTTCCGGGTCCGCCCGGAAGGCCAGGCGGAGGGGGCTTACCTGCGCACGGGAGACCTCGGATTCTTCCATGACGGAGAGCTGTTCGTCACGGGGAGGCTCAAGGATCTGATCATCGTCCGCGGTCGCAACCACGTCCCGCAGGACATCGAGCTCACCGTGGAGCGGAGCCATCCGGCGCTGCGACCTGGATGCGGGGCGGCGTTTGCGGTGGAGATCGAGGCGGAGGAGCGCTTGGTCGTGGTCCAGGAGGTCGAGCGGCAGCACCGTCGCGATGATCTCGGTGAGGTGGCCGCGGCGGTGCGCCAGGCGGTGCTGGAGCAGCACGAGCTGGGGGTGTACGGCGTGGTGCTGCTCAAGGCGGGGAGCATCCCCAAGACGTCGAGCGGCAAGATCCAGCGCTTCGCGTGCCGGGCGGGATTTCTGGATGGGAGTCTGGAGGCGCTCTTCCGTGGGGTGCTGGAAGGTGCGGACGAGGCGGCAGCGGTGGTCGCCGAGGAGGGGAGCACGCTCGACGCCGACACGCTGCGGGCCCTTCCGCCTGCGGCGCGGCAGACGCTGCTCGAAGCCCACCTTCGGGCGCTGCTCGGGCGCGTGCTCCGTCTTCCGGCCGCTGCACTGGCCGAGGCGCGTCCGCTGAGCGCGCTGGGGCTCGACTCGCTGGTGTCGCTCGAGATCCAGCACGACATCGAGGGGAGGCTGGGGGTGGTCTTGCCCCTGACGAGCCTTCTGCGAGGCGCCACGCTGGGGGAGCTGGTGCGCGAGGTGCTCGTGCTCGTGGAGGCAGGAGAGGAGGGCCGTGGAGGAGCGCGGCTCTGCTCCGCAGGGGAGCTGCCAGAGGCGTTCCCGCTCTCTCACGGGCAGCGCGCGCTCTGGTTCATCCATCAGCTCGCGCCGGACAGCGCGGCCTACAACATCGCCGCCGCGGTCCGGATCACCTCGGCGGTCGACACCACGGCGCTGGGCGGCGCGCTCCAGCGGCTCGTGGAGCGCCACCCGGCGCTCCGGACGACGTTCACGACCCGCGATGGGGTGCCGATCCAGCGGATCCATGAGGCGCGCGAGGTGAGCTTCGAGGTCCACGACGCGGCCTCGTGGAGCGCCGAGGTGCTGGAGGAGCGGCTGGCGGACGAGGCGCACGTCGCGTTCGATCTGGAGCGAGGGCCGCTTCTCCACTTCCGTCTCTTCCCGCGGGCGGCGGAGGGCCAGGTGCTGCTCGTCGCCATGCACCACCTCGTGGGCGACTTCTGGTCTCTCTCCGTGCTGATCAAGGAGCTTCAGCTCCTGTACGGGGCGGAGAAGGCAGGCCGCGATGCAGGCCTCGCGCCGCTCCCGATGCATTATGCGGATTTCGTCCGCTGGCAGGGCGAGCGGCTCATGGGGGCCGAGGGGGAGCGCCTCTGGGGGTACTGGCGTGAGCGCCTCTCAGGGGAGCTTCCGAGCCTCTCGCTGCCGACCGATCGCCCTCGGTCGCCCGTGCAGACCTACCGGGGCGCGACCCGCGCGTTTGCGCTGGACCCGGCGCTCACTGCCGCGCTGCGACGCCTCGGTGAGGCGCACGGGGCGACACTCTACGCGACGCTGCTCGCGGCGTTCCAGGCCCTGCTCGCCAGGTACACGGGGCAGGACGACATCCTCGTGGGCTCGCCGATGGCAGGGCGAACGCGGGCGGAACTCGCCAACCTGTTCGGGTACTTCGTGAACCCGGTCGTCCTGAGGGCGGACCTCTCCAGCGACCCGAGCTTCGCCCAGCTGCTCGCGCAGGTGCGGGGGACCGTGATCGAGGCGATCGAGCACCAGGATTACCCGTTCGCGCTGCTCGTGGAGCGGCTCCACGCGAACCGTGATCCGAGCCGGTCGCCGATCTTCCAGGTGCTCTTCACCCTGCAGAAGGCGCCGTTCGCGGGGTACGAGGGGCTGTCCTCGTTCGCGGTCGGGACGCCAGGCGAGCCGCTCGCGCTCGGGGATCTCACGCTCGCCGCGATGCCGCTCGCGCAGCGTACGTCGCAGTTCGATCTCTCGCTGACCATGGCGGAGACCCGGGACGGGCTCGCGGGATCGTTCCAGTACAACGCGGATCTCTTCGACCCCGAGACCATCGCGCGGCTCGCAGGGCACCTGGAGGTGCTGCTCCGCGGCGTCGTGGAGCACCCTGACATGCCGGTGGCGGTGCTGCCGCTGCTGACGGCCGAGGAGCGGGAGAGAATGCTGGTCGCCTGGAACCGCACCACGGTGAGCTACCCGCGCGAGGCGTGCATCCACGAGCTCTTCGAGGCGCGGGCGCGGCAGGCGGGTGACGCGGTGGCGCTGGTCTTCGGGGATGTCCGCGTCACCTACGCGGAGCTGGATCGCCGGGCGAACCAGCTCGCTCACCACCTGCGCGGACTGGGCGTGGGGCCAGCGGTCCGGGTCGGCCTGTGCGTCGCACGCTCGCCGGAGCTGCTGGTGGGGATGCTCGGGATCCTCAAGGCGGGCGGCGCGTACGTGCCGCTGGATCCGGCATACCCGCGCGAACGGCTTGCGTTCATGCTGGAGGACGCGCAGGTGCCGGTGCTGGTCACCCAGGAACGCCTCGCCGGGATCGTTCCCACCTATGCGGGCCGTGTGGTCGCGGTGGACGCGGCGTGGGCCCGGATGGCTCAGGTGGCAAGGGAGAGCGCAGCGCCACCGCCTGCGATCGGGGTGACGGCGGAGCACCCGGCGTACGTGCTCTACACGTCGGGCTCCACGGGCAAGCCGAAGGGCGTGATCGTGGCCCACCGCAACGTCGTCAACTTCTTCACCGGGATGGACGAGCGGGTCGGCTGTGACGAGACGGACACGCTCCTCGCGGTCACCAGCATCTCGTTCGACATCTCGGCGCTGGAGCTGCTCTGGACGCTGACGCGGGGGGCACGCGTCGTGCTCCTGTCCGAGCGCGCGGCGAGCGGTGGCACGCTGCGAGCGGAGCCCGCGCGTCGCGCGAAGCCGATGCAGTTCAGCGTGTTCTACTTCGCCAGCGCGGACGGGGGCGAGGAGGTGGGGGCGAGCAAGTACCGCCTGCTGTTCGAAGGCGCAAAATTCGCGGACCGAAACGGCTTCTCTTCCATCTGGACGCCGGAGCGCCATTTCCACGCCTTCGGTGGGCTGTATCCGAACCCGGCCGTGACGAGCGCGGCGCTGGCAGCGATCACCGAGAACCTCCAGATCCGTGCGGGCAGTGTGGTGCTCCCCCTGCACCACCCGATCCGCGTGGCCGAGGAGTGGTCGCTGGTCGACAACCTCTCCGGGGGCCGCGTGGGCATCGCGTTCGCCTCGGGGTGGCATGCGAACGACTTCGTTTTCTTCCCGGAGCGCTTCCAGGGCCGCAAGGCGTACATGTTCGAGGAGATCGAGACGGTGCGGAAGCTGTGGCGCGGGGAGGGGATCCGCGTGCGCAGCGGCGCGGGGAACGAGATCGAGGTGGCGATCTTCCCCAAGCCCGTCCAGCGAGAGCTGCCGATCTGGATCACGGCGGCTGGGACGGCCGAGACCTTCATCAAGGCAGGAGAGATCGGCGCGAACGTGCTCACCCACCTGCTCGGTCAGAGCGTGGAGGAGGTGGCCGAGAACATCCGGCTCTACCGCGACGCGCTGGAGAGGAGCGGTCACGGGCGTGACGCGGGGCAGGTGACGCTGATGCTTCACACCTTCGTGGGAGAGGATCGCGAGGCCGTCCGGGCCAAGGTGAAGAAGCCGTTCACCGACTACCTGAGGACGTCGATCGGCTTGATCGAGAACCTGATCCGGAGCCTCGGGCTCTCGCTCGATCTCAGGACGATGAGCGAGCAGGACATGCAGGATCTCTTGCAGTTCGCATTCGATCGCTACTTCGAGACGAGCGCGCTGTTCGGGACCCCGGCGACCTGCGCCGCCATGGTGGAGCGGCTACGCGAGATCGGCGTCGACGAGATCGGCTGCCTCATCGACTTCGGCGTCGACGTGGACGCGACGATGGAGAGCTTGAGACACGTCACGGCGGTGATGGCCCAGGTCAACGCCCAGGCCGGCGCCGAGGACGCGTCGCTGGTGACCCAGGCGCGGCGTCATCGGCCGTCGCTCTTGCAGTGCACGCCCTCGATGATGCGCTTGCTCCTGCTGGATCCGGAGGCGGCCGAAGCGCTGCAGCCGCTGCGCGCCCTCCTGCTCGGAGGCGAGGCGCTCCCTTCGGCGCTGGCGCGGGAGGTGAAGCAGTCTCTTCCCTGTCGGCTGATCAACATGTTCGGTCCGACGGAGAGCACGATCTGGTCGGCCACGCAGGAGATCGGGGACGCAGAAGAGCCGATCACCATCGGCCGCCCGATCGCGAACACGCAGCTCTACGTGCTCGGGCCGCACGCGCAGCCCGTGCCCGTCGGTGTCGCCGGAGAGCTGTACATCGGAGGCGACGGGGTCGCCGGGGGTTACCTGAACCGACCCGAGCTGACCGAGGCGCGCTTCATCGCGAATCCGTTCGGCGTCGGGGAAGAGGGGGCGCGGCTCTACAGGACCGGCGATCGCGTCCGCTATCTGCCGGACGGCCGGGTGGAGTTCCTCGGGCGCCTGGATGCGCAGGTGAAGTTGCGCGGATTCCGCATCGAGCTGGGGGAGATCGAGGTGCTGCTGGAGGCGCATCCGGCCGTGAAAGAGGCCGCCGTCGTGGTGCGCGAGGACGTACCCGGTGACAGGCGGCTCGTGGCCTACGTCGTCCCCGAGCGGGGCGCGGAGCCAGGCGGCGCCAGGGGGAGCCTGGCGGCATCAGGGGCGGGGAGCGCGGCCGTCGTGACGGAGGTGCTGCGGGCGGCGCTGCGGGATCGCCTGCCCGACTACATGGTGCCGTCGGTGATCGTCGCGCTGGAGGCGATGCCGTTGACCTCGAACGGCAAGACCGACCGCCGCGCGCTCCCGGCCCCCGAGGCGACGCGGCAAGGGGCGAGGGCCGAGTACGTCGCGCCGCAGAGCGAGCTGGAGCGGTTGCTGGCGTCCTTGTGGCAGCAGGCGCTGAAGGTCGAGCAGGTCGGCGTGGACGACAACTTCTTCGACCTGGGGGGGCACTCGCTGCTCCTGGCGCAGGTCCACGGGCAGATCGGGACGGTGCTGGGGCGGCAGATCCCGCTGATCAAGCTGCTGGAGCACCCGACCATCCGCTCGCTGGCGCGGCACCTCGTGCAGGCGGACGCGCTCGGTGAAGCGAGCTTCCCCGACAGCGTCGATCGGGCCCGGAAGCAGCGGCAGGGGCTGGAGCGTCAACGTCAGAGCGCACTGAAGTCGCGGAAGAAGGGGCCCTGA
- a CDS encoding endonuclease V codes for MIACVDVSYGEHRAAAACVLLRSWEAEREDRAHLAHLDDVAPYQPGAFYLRELPCILAVLRQVEVPLTAIVIDGYVWLSSDGRPGLGARLFDALDDQVPVVGVAKTSFHGADDFAIPLLRGQSKKPLHVTAVGTEPANAAAWVQRMHGPHRIPTMLQRVDWLCRQANV; via the coding sequence ATGATCGCCTGTGTCGACGTGAGCTATGGAGAGCACCGCGCCGCCGCCGCGTGCGTCCTGCTCCGCTCCTGGGAGGCCGAGCGCGAAGACCGCGCCCACCTCGCCCACCTCGACGACGTCGCTCCCTACCAGCCCGGTGCCTTCTACCTGCGCGAGCTTCCCTGCATCCTGGCCGTCCTTCGCCAGGTCGAGGTCCCCCTCACCGCGATCGTGATCGACGGCTACGTCTGGCTGTCGTCCGACGGTCGCCCGGGTCTCGGTGCGCGCCTCTTCGACGCCCTCGATGACCAGGTGCCGGTCGTCGGCGTCGCCAAGACCAGCTTCCACGGCGCCGACGACTTCGCCATCCCGCTCCTGCGGGGTCAGAGCAAGAAGCCGCTTCACGTGACCGCCGTCGGTACGGAACCCGCCAACGCTGCCGCCTGGGTGCAGCGCATGCACGGCCCCCACCGCATCCCGACCATGCTCCAGCGCGTCGATTGGCTCTGCCGCCAGGCAAACGTCTGA
- the fabG gene encoding 3-oxoacyl-ACP reductase FabG, whose amino-acid sequence MTTPGPISVADHVAIVTGGSKGIGKGIARVLAANGARVLIVSRTAADGERTAAELGASFFAADISRAAACEAVVAEAIQRFGRLDILCSNAGVFPSCSLDDMTEEAWDTLMVQNLRSTAFMVKAAAAEMKKAKYGRIVLTSSITGPLTGYPGWSHYGASKAGQLGFMRTAALELSPFGITVNAVLPGNVTTEGILAMGPEYIQAMTKAIPVRALGDVEDIGYAALFLASPQAKFITAQTLVVDGGQVVPETEASIL is encoded by the coding sequence ATGACCACACCGGGACCCATCTCCGTCGCAGACCACGTCGCCATCGTCACCGGCGGCAGCAAGGGCATCGGCAAGGGCATCGCGCGGGTGCTCGCCGCGAACGGCGCCCGCGTCCTCATCGTCTCGCGCACGGCCGCCGATGGGGAACGGACCGCAGCGGAGCTGGGCGCCTCGTTCTTCGCCGCCGACATCTCCCGGGCTGCTGCCTGCGAGGCCGTCGTCGCCGAGGCCATCCAGCGCTTCGGCCGGCTCGACATCCTCTGCTCCAACGCAGGCGTCTTCCCTTCCTGCTCCCTCGACGACATGACCGAGGAGGCCTGGGACACCCTCATGGTCCAGAACCTCCGCAGCACCGCCTTCATGGTCAAGGCCGCCGCCGCCGAGATGAAGAAGGCGAAGTACGGCCGCATCGTGCTGACCTCGTCGATCACCGGCCCGCTGACCGGCTACCCGGGCTGGAGCCACTACGGCGCGAGCAAGGCCGGTCAGCTCGGGTTCATGCGCACCGCGGCGCTGGAGCTTTCGCCCTTCGGGATCACCGTCAACGCCGTCTTGCCGGGTAACGTCACCACCGAAGGCATCCTCGCCATGGGACCGGAGTACATCCAGGCCATGACCAAGGCGATCCCCGTTCGCGCGCTCGGAGACGTGGAGGACATCGGGTACGCAGCCCTCTTCCTCGCCTCGCCCCAGGCCAAGTTCATCACAGCCCAGACCCTCGTCGTCGACGGGGGACAGGTCGTGCCCGAGACCGAAGCCTCCATCCTGTGA
- the meaB gene encoding methylmalonyl Co-A mutase-associated GTPase MeaB: MTGRRPRLSLDAYEQGVRAADRTVLAQAITLVESRNESDGALAQALLTRLLPSTGGARRVGVTGVPGVGKSTFVDALGMRLLAGGHRVAVLAIDPSSTVSGGSILGDKTRMARLSLEPSAFIRPSPSGLSPGGIARRTRETMLLCEAAGFDVVIVETVGVGQGETAVADMVDFFLVLALPGAGDELQGIKKGVLELADLIAVNKADGDGELRARTALGDLRAALRYLPRKRPSWEPRTLATSGQTGAGLDDLWRIVEEHHGALHASGELTALRSEQQRSWMWSLISERLEQAFRNHPGVAAQLPRIEADVLAGRTTPTTAADDLLATFGVVRARD; encoded by the coding sequence ATGACGGGGAGACGCCCCCGCCTCTCGCTCGACGCCTACGAGCAGGGCGTCCGCGCCGCCGACCGCACCGTCCTTGCCCAGGCGATCACCCTCGTCGAGAGCCGCAACGAGAGCGACGGCGCCCTCGCGCAAGCCCTCCTCACCCGCCTCTTGCCCTCGACCGGCGGCGCCCGGCGCGTCGGTGTCACCGGCGTCCCTGGCGTCGGCAAGAGCACCTTCGTCGACGCCCTCGGCATGCGCCTCCTCGCGGGTGGTCACCGCGTCGCCGTCCTCGCCATCGATCCCTCCAGCACCGTCTCTGGAGGCTCCATCCTCGGCGACAAGACGCGCATGGCCCGCCTCTCCCTCGAACCCAGCGCCTTCATCCGCCCCTCGCCGAGCGGCCTCTCGCCAGGCGGCATCGCGCGGCGCACCCGCGAAACGATGCTCCTTTGCGAGGCTGCGGGCTTCGACGTGGTCATCGTCGAGACCGTCGGCGTCGGGCAAGGCGAGACGGCCGTCGCCGACATGGTCGACTTCTTCCTGGTCCTCGCGCTGCCCGGCGCGGGCGACGAACTGCAAGGCATCAAGAAGGGCGTTCTCGAGCTCGCCGACCTCATCGCCGTCAACAAGGCCGACGGCGACGGCGAACTCCGCGCCAGGACCGCGCTCGGCGACCTGCGCGCCGCGCTCCGCTACCTCCCCCGCAAGCGACCGAGCTGGGAGCCACGCACCCTCGCCACCTCGGGCCAGACCGGCGCTGGCCTCGACGACCTCTGGCGCATCGTCGAGGAGCACCACGGCGCCCTCCACGCCTCGGGCGAGCTCACTGCGCTCCGGTCCGAGCAGCAGCGCTCGTGGATGTGGTCCCTCATCTCCGAGCGCCTGGAGCAGGCCTTCCGGAACCACCCCGGCGTCGCCGCCCAGCTCCCTCGTATCGAGGCCGACGTCCTCGCCGGACGCACCACCCCCACCACCGCCGCCGACGACCTTCTGGCCACGTTCGGCGTCGTGAGGGCCCGCGACTAG
- the scpA gene encoding methylmalonyl-CoA mutase codes for MNRHLPDFSSIDFDAVRVGAEVPASSTPALSWDTPEGILHKPLYTPEDLADVQHLGTLPGFAPFVRGPYPTMYVRKPWTVRQYAGFSTAEDSNAFYRRNLAAGQMGLSIAFDLATHRGYDSDHPRVTGDVGMAGVAIDSILDMRLLFDGIPLDKMSVSMTMNGAVLPILALYILAAEEQGVTPEKLAGTIQNDILKEFMVRNTYIYPPVPSMKIIADIFAFTSQKMPKFNSISISGYHMQEAGATADLELGYTLADGLEYVRTGIAAGMSVDAFAPRLSFFFAIGMNFFMEVAKLRAARLLWAKLMARFSPKSTKSLALRTHCQTSGWSLTAQDVYNNVVRTGIEAMAATQGHTQSLHTNSLDEALALPTDFSARIARNTQLQLQLESGTCRPVDPWGGSYYVERLTHDLATRAMAHIEEVEALGGMVKAIEAGIPKLRIEEAAARTQARIDAGRQTIVGVNRWKPTSEAPVPVLKVDNAAVRRTQIERLERLRRERDAAACTRALDALTACAEGRGGNLLELAVDAARARATVGEISLALEKVWGRHQAEIRAISGVYSGEVGETSTTVTTVRDRTRAFLDREGRRPRLLVAKMGQDGHDRGQKVIASAFADLGFDVDIGPLFQTPEETARAAVENDVHVIGASSLAAGHLTLVPALRAALAALGRPDILIVVGGVIPPDDYQALRDAGAADIFGPGTVIAEAAMALLDRLETTS; via the coding sequence ATGAATCGCCACCTGCCCGACTTCTCCTCGATCGACTTCGACGCCGTACGCGTGGGTGCCGAAGTCCCGGCATCCTCGACCCCCGCGCTCTCCTGGGACACCCCCGAAGGCATCCTGCACAAGCCGCTCTACACGCCCGAAGACCTCGCGGACGTCCAGCACCTCGGCACCTTGCCCGGCTTCGCCCCCTTCGTGCGCGGCCCGTACCCAACGATGTACGTCCGCAAGCCCTGGACCGTACGCCAGTACGCCGGCTTCTCCACCGCCGAGGACTCGAACGCCTTCTACCGCCGCAACCTCGCCGCCGGCCAGATGGGCCTCTCCATCGCCTTCGACCTCGCCACCCACCGCGGGTATGACAGCGACCACCCCCGCGTCACCGGCGACGTCGGCATGGCTGGCGTGGCGATCGACTCCATCCTCGACATGCGCCTCCTCTTCGACGGCATCCCGCTCGACAAGATGAGCGTGTCGATGACGATGAACGGCGCCGTGCTCCCCATCCTGGCCCTCTACATCCTCGCCGCCGAGGAGCAAGGCGTCACCCCGGAGAAGCTCGCCGGCACCATCCAGAACGACATCCTCAAAGAGTTCATGGTGCGGAACACGTACATCTATCCGCCCGTCCCCTCGATGAAGATCATCGCCGACATCTTCGCGTTCACCTCGCAGAAGATGCCCAAATTCAACTCGATCTCCATCTCCGGCTACCACATGCAAGAGGCCGGAGCGACGGCCGATCTCGAACTCGGCTACACCCTCGCCGACGGCCTCGAGTACGTGCGCACCGGCATCGCCGCGGGCATGAGCGTCGACGCCTTCGCGCCTCGTCTCTCGTTCTTCTTCGCCATCGGCATGAACTTCTTCATGGAGGTCGCGAAGCTCCGCGCCGCGCGCCTCCTCTGGGCGAAGCTCATGGCCCGCTTCTCGCCGAAGAGCACCAAGAGCCTCGCGCTCCGGACCCACTGCCAGACCTCGGGCTGGTCGCTCACCGCGCAGGACGTCTACAACAACGTCGTCCGCACCGGCATCGAGGCCATGGCCGCGACTCAGGGCCACACCCAGAGCCTCCACACCAACTCCCTCGACGAAGCCCTCGCGCTCCCCACCGATTTCTCCGCGCGCATCGCCCGGAACACCCAGCTCCAGCTCCAGCTCGAATCCGGCACCTGCCGCCCCGTCGATCCCTGGGGAGGCAGCTACTACGTCGAGCGCCTCACCCACGACCTCGCCACGCGCGCCATGGCGCACATCGAGGAAGTCGAAGCCCTCGGCGGCATGGTCAAGGCCATCGAGGCGGGCATCCCCAAGCTCCGCATCGAGGAAGCAGCGGCCCGCACCCAGGCCCGCATCGACGCCGGCCGCCAGACCATCGTCGGCGTGAACCGCTGGAAACCGACCAGCGAAGCCCCTGTGCCCGTGCTCAAGGTCGACAACGCCGCCGTCCGCCGCACCCAGATCGAGCGCCTCGAACGGCTCCGGCGCGAGCGTGACGCCGCGGCCTGCACCCGCGCCCTCGACGCCCTCACCGCTTGCGCCGAAGGCCGTGGCGGCAACCTGCTCGAACTCGCCGTCGACGCCGCGCGCGCCCGCGCGACCGTTGGCGAGATCTCCCTCGCCCTCGAGAAGGTCTGGGGTCGCCACCAGGCCGAGATCCGCGCCATCTCCGGCGTGTACAGTGGCGAGGTGGGTGAGACCTCGACCACCGTGACCACCGTGCGCGACCGCACCCGCGCCTTCCTCGACCGCGAGGGCCGAAGGCCGCGCCTCCTCGTCGCCAAGATGGGCCAGGACGGCCACGATCGCGGCCAGAAGGTCATCGCCTCCGCCTTCGCCGACCTCGGCTTCGACGTCGACATCGGCCCTCTCTTCCAGACCCCCGAGGAGACCGCGCGCGCTGCCGTCGAGAACGACGTCCACGTCATCGGCGCCAGCTCCCTCGCTGCCGGCCACCTCACGCTCGTCCCCGCCCTGCGCGCCGCCCTCGCCGCCCTCGGGCGCCCCGACATCCTCATCGTCGTCGGTGGCGTCATCCCCCCCGACGACTACCAGGCCCTCCGTGACGCTGGCGCCGCCGACATCTTCGGGCCAGGCACGGTGATCGCCGAGGCCGCCATGGCGCTCCTCGACCGGCTGGAAACGACCTCATGA